One genomic window of Halovivax cerinus includes the following:
- a CDS encoding HalOD1 output domain-containing protein, with product MSSSSANDGDRGESLAIAVVDAVAEAAGCDPIQLDPLYDAVDPDALNALFDGRRETTGQFRFEYHGYTVVVDANGCVTLEDGHDV from the coding sequence ATGAGTTCGAGTTCGGCGAACGACGGCGACCGCGGTGAGAGCCTGGCGATCGCGGTCGTCGACGCCGTCGCCGAGGCGGCGGGCTGCGACCCGATCCAGCTCGACCCGCTCTACGACGCCGTCGATCCCGACGCACTGAACGCCCTGTTCGACGGGCGTCGGGAGACGACGGGACAGTTCCGCTTCGAGTATCACGGCTACACCGTCGTCGTCGATGCGAACGGGTGCGTCACCCTCGAGGACGGTCACGACGTCTGA
- a CDS encoding DUF7351 domain-containing protein, whose amino-acid sequence MDDETRLTYGSLPPEAALSLLGNDVRTTILWTLSEARGGDGPPPILPFSTLKERTGLDIDSSRFNYHLQELTGTFVERVDPDTRDDAQLVSGMAGPKTDGFRLRPEGTTLIRTVRAWSIDGDGSRARVELDQECHHCDGTLIGRYENAIFAVQCDDCDYLYDYNLTPPGIVAASDGRLDRVAAFNRQQRRAFASGICPLCAGPLDSEFQEPAETGYPRSDLRSVLIRRGCAHCGNKDNLTVGEFLCADAGLIAFCHERGLDVTTTPLWELPFAATDRAVTVETTDPWTVTLQIDLAGDRLVLGVDESLAVVKRRRA is encoded by the coding sequence ATGGACGACGAGACACGCCTGACCTACGGCTCGCTTCCGCCAGAGGCGGCGCTGTCGCTGCTCGGAAACGACGTCCGGACGACGATCCTGTGGACGTTGAGCGAGGCCCGCGGCGGCGACGGCCCGCCACCGATTCTCCCGTTCTCGACCCTCAAGGAGCGAACCGGTCTCGATATCGACAGCAGCCGATTCAACTACCACCTCCAGGAACTCACGGGAACGTTCGTCGAACGCGTCGATCCCGATACCCGTGACGACGCCCAGCTCGTCTCCGGGATGGCGGGTCCGAAAACCGACGGGTTCCGGCTCCGGCCCGAAGGAACGACCCTCATCCGAACCGTTCGGGCGTGGTCGATCGACGGGGACGGGTCGCGAGCGCGGGTCGAACTCGACCAGGAGTGTCACCACTGCGACGGGACGCTGATCGGGCGGTACGAAAACGCCATCTTCGCCGTCCAGTGTGACGATTGCGACTACCTCTACGACTACAACCTGACGCCGCCGGGGATCGTCGCGGCGTCGGACGGGCGACTCGACCGCGTCGCCGCCTTCAATCGCCAGCAGCGACGGGCGTTCGCGAGCGGTATCTGTCCGCTGTGTGCCGGCCCGCTCGATAGCGAATTCCAGGAACCGGCCGAGACCGGATATCCCCGCTCCGACCTGCGATCGGTGCTGATCAGACGCGGCTGTGCCCACTGCGGGAACAAGGACAACCTGACCGTCGGCGAGTTCCTGTGCGCCGACGCCGGACTGATCGCGTTCTGCCACGAGCGGGGACTCGACGTCACCACCACGCCGCTCTGGGAACTCCCGTTCGCCGCGACCGACCGCGCGGTGACCGTCGAGACGACCGATCCGTGGACCGTGACGCTGCAGATCGACCTGGCCGGCGATCGTCTCGTCCTCGGCGTCGACGAGTCACTCGCCGTGGTGAAACGCCGTCGGGCGTGA
- a CDS encoding DEAD/DEAH box helicase has product MAVTDEDVPSIDHPLLAPDFLERRLYQLQLAGTAAADHTLVCLPTGLGKTTVSLLVTARRLDEVGGTSLMLAPTKPLVQQHADFYREALQIPDEEIVVFTGEVSPDDRSALWAEATVVMATPQVIENDLVGGRISMADVTHLTFDECHRATGDYAYNYIAERYHADAADPLVTGMSASPGGDEEAILEVCDNLGLRDVAVMTREDADVEEFTHDTDVEWERIDLPDEVLEIRDALNEVITDRLETLKELGVASSTQPDQSQKDLNRMRAELQKLINNDQSEGYEGMSAHAEVMKLRQAVTLVETQSVEALRRYFERQRNQARTSGASKASQRMVSDPRVREAMRKAESFDELHPKYGKTRMLLAETLGLEGGERVIVFTESRDTAEALTEFLSESFDARRFVGQGDREGSDGMTQTEQQAVLDDFRAGEFEVLVSTSVAEEGLDVPEVDLVLFYEPVPTAIRSIQRKGRTGRQSEGRVVVLMAEDTRDEAYFWISRRREKEMESELRQLKGMADDLADELDESQRSLADFEAATHEGDATDASSTDAGDGSAGDGETAAGTKPGRVDGDGSSRNGGVGAQPGLQDFAAETDGDSDANPSVSGGDSTDTPTPSGDSGAVEIVADQREMDANIARDLSKREDASVRLETLDVGDYVCSDRVVVERKSTADFVDSLVGGERSVFEQVGAMARHYSRPVVVIEGEGLYEQRDLHPNAIRGALSSLAVDFGASVLRTESEDDTTELLAVIASREQEVSDREISVHGEKQDKTLGEQQEYVVGSIAEIGPVTARALLDEFGTVEAVMTAREDDLLEVDGVGPVTAERIREVVGSDYTG; this is encoded by the coding sequence ATGGCAGTGACGGACGAGGACGTGCCCTCCATCGACCACCCCTTGCTGGCGCCGGACTTTCTGGAGCGGCGGCTCTACCAACTCCAGCTCGCGGGGACCGCAGCGGCCGACCACACGCTCGTCTGTCTTCCCACCGGCCTCGGGAAGACGACCGTCAGCCTGCTGGTGACCGCCCGGCGGCTCGACGAGGTCGGCGGTACGTCGCTCATGCTGGCCCCGACGAAGCCACTCGTCCAGCAGCACGCCGACTTCTACCGGGAAGCCCTGCAGATCCCCGACGAGGAGATCGTGGTGTTTACGGGCGAGGTGAGCCCGGACGACCGGTCGGCACTGTGGGCGGAGGCGACGGTCGTGATGGCCACGCCGCAGGTGATCGAGAACGACCTCGTAGGGGGGCGCATCTCCATGGCCGACGTCACGCACCTCACCTTCGACGAGTGTCACCGCGCGACCGGCGACTACGCGTACAACTACATCGCCGAGCGCTACCACGCCGACGCGGCGGATCCGCTCGTCACGGGCATGTCGGCCTCGCCGGGCGGCGACGAGGAGGCCATCCTCGAGGTCTGTGACAACCTCGGCCTCCGCGACGTCGCGGTGATGACCCGCGAGGACGCCGACGTCGAGGAGTTCACCCACGACACCGACGTCGAGTGGGAGCGGATCGACCTCCCCGACGAGGTGCTGGAGATCCGCGACGCGCTGAACGAGGTGATCACCGACCGACTGGAGACGTTGAAGGAACTCGGCGTCGCCTCCTCGACCCAGCCCGACCAGTCCCAGAAGGACCTCAACCGGATGCGCGCGGAGTTGCAGAAACTGATCAACAACGACCAGTCGGAGGGCTACGAGGGGATGTCCGCCCACGCGGAGGTGATGAAGCTCCGCCAGGCGGTGACGCTGGTCGAGACCCAGAGCGTCGAGGCGCTCCGGCGGTACTTCGAACGTCAGCGCAACCAGGCCCGGACGTCGGGGGCGTCGAAGGCGAGCCAGCGGATGGTCTCGGATCCCCGGGTCCGCGAAGCGATGCGCAAGGCGGAGTCCTTCGACGAGCTGCACCCCAAGTACGGAAAGACGCGGATGTTACTCGCCGAAACGCTCGGCCTCGAGGGCGGCGAGCGCGTCATCGTCTTCACCGAATCCCGGGACACTGCGGAGGCGCTCACGGAGTTCCTGTCGGAGAGTTTCGACGCGCGCCGGTTCGTCGGCCAGGGCGACCGCGAGGGTTCGGACGGCATGACCCAGACGGAACAGCAGGCCGTCCTCGATGATTTTCGCGCCGGCGAGTTCGAGGTGCTGGTCTCCACCTCCGTCGCCGAGGAGGGCCTGGACGTCCCCGAGGTGGACCTCGTCCTGTTCTACGAACCCGTCCCGACCGCCATCCGCTCGATCCAGCGCAAGGGACGAACGGGTCGCCAGTCCGAGGGCCGCGTCGTCGTCCTGATGGCCGAGGACACCCGCGACGAGGCGTACTTCTGGATCTCTCGACGACGTGAGAAGGAGATGGAGTCCGAGCTGCGCCAGCTCAAGGGCATGGCCGACGACCTGGCCGACGAGCTAGACGAATCCCAGCGGTCGCTCGCGGACTTCGAGGCCGCAACGCACGAGGGGGACGCGACCGACGCGTCGTCGACCGACGCCGGTGACGGCTCGGCAGGCGATGGCGAGACGGCTGCCGGGACGAAACCGGGCCGTGTCGATGGCGACGGCTCCAGTCGAAACGGAGGGGTCGGCGCGCAACCTGGCCTGCAGGATTTCGCGGCAGAAACTGACGGCGACTCGGACGCAAACCCCTCCGTTTCGGGTGGAGATTCGACGGACACCCCGACGCCATCGGGCGATTCCGGCGCAGTCGAAATCGTCGCCGACCAGCGCGAGATGGACGCGAACATCGCGCGCGACCTCTCGAAACGCGAGGACGCCTCGGTTCGACTGGAGACCTTAGACGTCGGCGACTACGTCTGCTCCGACCGCGTCGTCGTCGAGCGCAAGTCGACGGCGGACTTCGTGGACTCGCTGGTCGGCGGCGAGCGCTCTGTCTTCGAACAGGTCGGTGCGATGGCGCGCCACTACAGCCGCCCCGTCGTCGTGATCGAGGGCGAGGGACTCTACGAGCAACGCGACCTCCACCCGAACGCGATCCGCGGCGCGCTCTCCAGTCTCGCCGTCGACTTCGGCGCGAGCGTACTCCGGACCGAGAGCGAGGACGACACGACCGAACTCCTGGCCGTCATCGCCAGCCGAGAGCAGGAAGTCTCGGATCGCGAGATCTCGGTCCACGGCGAGAAACAGGACAAGACCCTCGGCGAGCAGCAAGAGTACGTGGTCGGTTCGATCGCGGAGATCGGACCCGTGACCGCGCGGGCACTCCTCGACGAGTTCGGCACCGTCGAGGCCGTCATGACCGCCCGGGAGGACGACCTCCTCGAGGTCGACGGTGTCGGGCCAGTGACCGCCGAGCGGATTCGGGAGGTCGTTGGGAGCGACTATACCGGGTAG
- a CDS encoding helix-turn-helix domain-containing protein, whose product MTIVVTFSSANTDTAPDTVTRRLVTRFESIVVDVIHIERDGSMAIPYVWMEGAPCDAVEAELTADSDIAIAERIERTGDGAFYKLAWTIDSPLVQCVNDADGIILEARGTPERWRLQVWFEDRASASEFQACCRECGVPLTIDRLTSVAEHFERKTVRLSAPQRETLALAHEHGYFDEPRGTTQDELASKLGISASAVGKRLRRGLDSLVDEAVVE is encoded by the coding sequence ATGACCATCGTGGTTACCTTCTCCTCGGCGAACACCGACACGGCCCCCGATACCGTCACCCGTCGGCTCGTCACGCGTTTCGAGTCGATCGTCGTCGACGTCATCCACATCGAGCGAGACGGCTCGATGGCGATACCGTACGTCTGGATGGAAGGTGCTCCGTGCGACGCTGTCGAAGCGGAGCTAACCGCCGACTCCGATATCGCGATCGCCGAACGGATCGAGCGAACGGGCGACGGCGCCTTCTACAAACTGGCGTGGACGATAGACAGTCCGCTCGTCCAGTGCGTAAACGACGCTGACGGCATCATCCTCGAGGCACGGGGTACCCCGGAACGGTGGCGACTGCAGGTCTGGTTCGAGGACCGGGCGTCGGCGTCCGAATTTCAGGCGTGTTGTCGCGAGTGCGGCGTCCCGCTGACGATCGACCGCCTGACGTCGGTCGCAGAGCACTTCGAGAGGAAGACCGTTCGGCTCTCCGCACCCCAGCGCGAGACGCTCGCTCTCGCCCACGAACACGGCTACTTCGACGAGCCACGCGGGACCACCCAGGACGAACTCGCGTCGAAGCTCGGGATCTCGGCGTCGGCAGTCGGCAAGCGACTCCGACGCGGACTGGACTCGCTCGTCGACGAAGCCGTCGTCGAGTGA
- a CDS encoding WD40/YVTN/BNR-like repeat-containing protein: protein MYAGSTDGVYRISSLDAGSSFETERVVETEPVYRLYSVTTGALSGLLAAGESGLYHTVDGRNWTRLPVPKRQVYAVAISPSGERVYAGTRPSDLYVAECGESVPADEADWEPVAGFRALADREDWGIPRHDGLSQVRSLRIHPGAPNRLIAGVEVGGVHVSDDEGETWVARPIEGFDAPHTDDVHHLALGDSETIVASTGSGLYRSTDVGRTWRRLDTDHSQRYARESFVHDGDIYAGLAPSSASSWNEDDADHGLFAARDDEPLDRLSSPVPDEVVVGWESLDDDLLGATHRGTLLGRRDGDWTTIGRIPIPGADLVRYLPLTEREW from the coding sequence ATGTACGCTGGGAGTACGGACGGCGTCTACAGGATTTCCAGTCTCGACGCCGGGTCATCGTTCGAGACCGAACGCGTCGTCGAGACGGAACCGGTCTATCGACTCTACTCCGTTACGACGGGCGCGCTATCGGGCCTACTCGCCGCCGGAGAATCGGGACTGTACCACACCGTCGACGGTCGGAACTGGACGCGGCTTCCCGTGCCGAAACGGCAGGTCTACGCCGTGGCCATCTCGCCGTCGGGCGAGCGAGTGTACGCCGGCACGCGGCCGAGCGACCTCTACGTCGCCGAGTGCGGCGAGTCCGTTCCGGCCGACGAAGCCGACTGGGAACCGGTCGCAGGTTTTCGCGCTCTCGCCGACCGCGAGGACTGGGGCATTCCTCGCCACGACGGTCTCTCGCAGGTTCGGAGCCTCCGAATTCACCCCGGCGCGCCGAACCGACTGATCGCCGGCGTCGAGGTGGGCGGCGTCCACGTCAGCGACGACGAGGGCGAGACCTGGGTGGCCCGTCCTATCGAGGGATTCGACGCGCCGCACACCGACGACGTTCACCACCTCGCACTGGGCGATAGCGAGACGATCGTTGCCTCCACCGGGAGCGGCCTCTACCGCTCGACGGACGTCGGTCGGACCTGGCGACGGCTGGACACCGACCACTCCCAGCGCTACGCGCGCGAATCGTTCGTTCACGACGGTGACATCTACGCCGGTCTGGCGCCAAGCTCGGCGTCCTCGTGGAACGAGGACGACGCGGATCACGGACTGTTCGCCGCTCGGGACGACGAACCGCTGGACCGACTCTCGTCGCCGGTTCCCGACGAGGTCGTCGTGGGCTGGGAGAGCCTGGACGACGACCTGCTGGGCGCGACGCACCGGGGAACGCTCCTGGGCCGGCGTGATGGTGACTGGACGACGATCGGACGGATACCCATTCCCGGTGCGGATCTCGTGCGATACCTCCCGCTGACGGAACGCGAGTGGTGA
- a CDS encoding flavin reductase family protein, translated as MTEHDVADLSPRERARIIKTAVSPRPIAWISTRSPDGVDNLAPFSAYNYVSSAEPVVSFSVPAGDRADLKDTPRNVLETGEFAVNVATAALAEEMDATSATLEADENEFDFAGVERAPCETIDAPRVADAAVTMECTLYGTMTVHDRLLTLGDVRHVHVDEAVQTDGQIDATKLETVGRLGGPYYTDSDPIDLERQF; from the coding sequence GTGACCGAACACGACGTCGCCGACCTCTCGCCCCGCGAACGCGCTCGCATCATCAAGACCGCCGTCTCGCCGCGCCCGATCGCCTGGATCTCGACGCGGAGTCCGGACGGGGTGGACAACCTCGCGCCGTTCTCGGCGTACAACTACGTCTCCTCGGCCGAGCCGGTCGTCTCGTTCAGCGTCCCGGCGGGCGACCGCGCCGACCTGAAGGACACGCCGCGGAACGTCCTGGAGACCGGTGAGTTCGCGGTGAACGTCGCCACGGCGGCCCTCGCCGAGGAGATGGACGCCACCTCGGCGACGCTCGAGGCGGACGAGAACGAGTTCGACTTCGCGGGGGTCGAGCGCGCGCCCTGCGAGACGATCGACGCGCCGCGCGTGGCCGACGCCGCCGTCACGATGGAGTGTACGCTCTACGGGACGATGACCGTCCACGACCGTCTCTTGACGCTCGGCGACGTCCGCCACGTTCACGTCGACGAGGCCGTCCAGACGGACGGACAGATCGACGCGACGAAACTCGAGACCGTGGGCCGACTCGGCGGACCCTACTACACCGACTCGGACCCGATCGACCTCGAACGCCAGTTCTGA